The proteins below are encoded in one region of Sminthopsis crassicaudata isolate SCR6 chromosome 1, ASM4859323v1, whole genome shotgun sequence:
- the LOC141552262 gene encoding LOW QUALITY PROTEIN: zinc transporter ZIP10-like (The sequence of the model RefSeq protein was modified relative to this genomic sequence to represent the inferred CDS: inserted 1 base in 1 codon) translates to MSPRRTWICGIISITVISLLSLLGVILVPIINQGCFKFLLTFLVALAVGTMSGDALLHLLPHSQGGHDHSHQHGHGHGHGHRHPHGHETKNPEFLEEYDAVLKGHVALGGIYLLFIIEHCIRMFKHYKQQRGKQKWFMKQKAEESAIGRKLSDHKLNNTPDADWLQXLAGTDDSVVSEDRLNETELTDLEGQQESPPKNYLCIEEEKIVDHSHSDGVHAVREHDLHCAAHNNHEESKTVLRKHNHQWHHKHSHHSHGPCHSGSDLKETGIANIAWMVIMGDGIHNFSDGLAIGAAFSAGLTGGISTSIAVFCHELPHELGDFAVLLKAGMTVKQAIVYNLLSAMMAYIGMLIGTAVGQYANNITLWIFAITAGMFLYVALVDMLPEMLHGDGDNEEHGYCPVGQFILQNFGLLFGFAIMLVIALYEDKIVFDIQF, encoded by the exons ATGTCGCCCCGACGCA CCTGGATTTGTGGTATCATTTCTATCACGGTTATTAGCCTACTATCACTGCTAGGTGTGATCTTGGTTCCCATAATTAACCAAGGATGCTTCAAATTCCTCCTCACATTCCTGGTTGCACTGGCTGTGGGAACAATGAGTGGAGATGCACTTCTTCATCTGCTTCCACATTCACAAGGGGGCCACGATCACAGTCATCAACATGGACATGGGCATGGACATGGGCACAGACATCCTCATGGACATGAAACAAAAAATCCAGAGTTTTTGGAAGAATATGATGCAGTATTGAAAGGACATGTAGCTCTGGGAGGCATTTATCTGCTATTCATCATTGAACACTGTATAAGAATGTTTAAGCATTACAAACAACAAAGGGGAAAACAGAAGTGGTTTATGAAGCAGAAAGCAGAAGAGTCAGCTATTGGAAGGAAACTTTCAGAtcataaattaaataatactCCAGATGCTGATTGGCTTC CTCTTGCAGGAACCGATGATTCAGTTGTGTCTGAAGATCGACTTAATGAAACTGAACTGACAGATTTGGAAGGCCAACAAGAATCCCCTCCTAAGAACTACCTTTGTATAGAAGAGGAGAAAATTGTGGACCATTCTCACAGTGATGGTGTACATGCCGTTCGTGAACATGATCTTCATTGTGCAGCACATAACAACCATGAAGAAAGCAAAACTGTGCTGAGGAAGCACAATCATCAATGGCACCACAAACATTCCCATCATTCACATGGACCCTGTCATTCTGGATCAGATCTGAAGGAAACTGGAATAGCTAACATAGCTTGGATGGTAATCATGGGAGATGGCATCCACAACTTCAGCGATGGCTTAGCAATAGGAGCAGCTTTTAGTGCTGGATTGACTGGAGGCATCAGTACCTCTATTGCGGTTTTTTGCCATGAACTTCCCCATGAATTAGGCGATTTTGCAGTCCTACTTAAAGCTGGAATGACAGTAAAGCAAGCAATTGTGTACAACCTTCTCTCTGCCATGATGGCTTACATAGGGATGCTGATTGGTACAGCCGTGGGTCAGTATGCCAATAACATCACCCTCTGGATCTTTGCTATTACTGCAGGCATGTTCCTCTACGTAGCTTTAGTGGATATGCTTCCAGAAATGCTGCATGGTGATGGTGACAATGAAGAGCATGGCTATTGTCCTGTGGGGCAATTTATTCTTCAGAATTTTGGATTACTTTTTGGGTTTGCCATCATGCTGGTGATTGCCCTCTATGAAGATAAAATTGTGTTTGACATCCAGTTCTGA